Sequence from the Meleagris gallopavo isolate NT-WF06-2002-E0010 breed Aviagen turkey brand Nicholas breeding stock chromosome 15, Turkey_5.1, whole genome shotgun sequence genome:
AGTGCAGAACTACAGAGAGCAGGTGAGGCTTCTCAATTGTCCCAAACCAcggtgttctttttttttcctgtgagttCAGTGGAAAACTTTGGTACTTGTGTCCTTCGGTTCTTGGGAGGGCACTCTTGACTCTTAGGAAAAGAGACAAATCTTTGGAGTCAAGTGTTGCAACGATCACGATTACCAGAAGTAATGATGAGACTATCGGGCCATTAGCAATTCTACCTTTCAAATTAATAAACTGACTGGGAAAATGCATGGCTGTTATGGTGTAGGCAGGACACTGTTGACACAACATGGGAATATTTTATCAAAAATTAATCATATCAACACTGCTCTCAATATGTGGGAAAtaggaatttaaaataaaaacaaatgcatttatgTAAGCTGTTCTCTAAAATAGACTACTTGTGCCTATTTACATAATGAATCCATCACTTATCACCCTCAGGAGATTAGATAATTAAGCACTGAGCAACTTATATTTATTCATGTACTTTCAAGAATGAATGAATTATCCCTTTCTGCACAAAGTGAATGTTCTCTGATTAATAACAGGAGGGCAGGGATGGGATTTTACAACGGAAAGTgtactgcttgttttcttaaaaagaaaagaaattgatcTTTAGAATACAGTACATCAAGAAGCTGTTTTTGATTGAAAGTCAATATAAATGGTTTTAGCAAGCTTGTTAGCAATGTGAACGCTCTTGATACAACTTCATGTGGCAAAGCTGAGCTGAAAAGTGGGAAAAGGCATTGCAGTATTTCCTTATTATCTGCTTGATCATGTTGGATCTTGGGTTCCTACTCACACAGGTTAGAAGGGTGTCCACTCTTGACAGGAATGTGAGACAGGGTCTtgtcctgcagcacagtgctggatATCACTGATGTTTTGCATGTATTTATGCCAGATTCTGCAACAAGATGGGCTGCAGGCTTCCCGTGCCATGCTGGGACCTGTCTGAGGAGCCCTCACCCATGGCCTTTCTGAGTAATGACAGAAGAGGGCTTGAAGTGCTGAATTCTCTCATACTGCTAGAAGTATAATTATGCCTTTTTATGACTTAGAAAACAGCATTACTAATTTAGTGGAGAATTTACAATAAGATACTTCCTGAAGTAGCATGCCCAAGGTCCCGAGGATTTATAAATTACATTAAGAACTTGAATTATTATAGCTACAAAATACAGCTGAGGTATGAGCATTTCTACTTAGCATTAGAAATCATTTTGTTATTCACATTAGTTAAACCTCTACGCCTCGGAGGAAGGCTGGGTTGTGGTCGCTCTTTTCCTGGGAAGCCAAACTCTCTGAGCATCCCATGGAGGGCTGGTGATGTTCTTTGCAGGTTGTGAGGCCAGAAGCCCGATCCCATCCCCTGCTCTGAACCCAGGTGGGAGCTGTTGGAATTCTCCAGATTAATTAATGGTGAACAACTTGCATCGAGTCCATTAACAGCTCTAATGTGGTTAATTAATAATGCAAACATTCTTGGCTTTCCCATAATTCAAGGTTGGTGTTTGGAAAATGGAGTTTTCGTCTCAGGTTGGGTGATGGGTAATCCATCACTGCCAGCAGACAGGTGAGGGGATGTAAATATTGCTGGAGAGGATGGGCTTGTCGAGCCTTAATCTCCAGCAAATTGTGTTAACATGGCAACACTTCTTCTGGAGCTGGTCCTGGAGGCAGCACTGTGACAGCTTTGCATGAGCACGCAGACCCGGGGTGATTTGTGTGGCGTTGGTTTTATTAATTCACTCATTTGCTCCATGGAGTAGGGTAGAATCTAAATCACAGGGTGTTTGGAAAATACTATAATGCTAATCTGAGTAATTTACAAGTGTGTTAGGCAGCATTTTACACATCCAGACCCACTGTGAACTGCCCTTAACATTTGCAGTGACCACATCCCATTCCAGACAGTATCACCTCTTGTTGGAGTCATTCTTTGGCTGGCCAGATCTCATGGTCAGTTGTACCTCACCTGCAGCACAGtcattttaaaatccattaGCTGCAATACTCTCAGGTTTAAGAGGTTCCAAAACTGATCTTCTCTATACCAAGCCAAATGcttttcatcaaaaatattggagaaaaagtaatttttttaaaaaggaatatcTTATTTTATCCTCTTACCCACTAATTGCTTTGGCTTTCTTGAATCAGTTAGGTCCTCACCTGCAACTGTGATCAGAAAGAAGACTTCTATCTGTTGAAACAAATGCTAATATCACCCTTGACCTTTGTGCTGCAGTATTGGCCATAAGGCAATAACCGGCGTACTGCCTCAGTACTGAACACAGCTGCCGGATTTGGGGAACTGAGTGAAGGCAAAAGTTTGCATCCCATTAAATCAGTCCTAACTTGACCAACTGCTGGGGAAGCATGTTTGGGGCTGTGTTACCCATGCTCCATTGCCCAAGCTAAAGGTCTGTGTGAGTTAACTGGGAGGGGAGGATCTGTGCAGGAGACTTTCTGTAACAGTGAGTTCTCCCATCCCTTGCTTCCAGCAGCATTATGTTTTGGTACACTGTGTACTATCCAAGAGCCAGTtataagattaaaaaattatttccttgtcCCTTCAGCATACTCTAAGCAATAAAGTCCTTTGCTCCGTATTCTGTTTTAGCGGGATGAGATGCCCGTGAACAAAAGTAACAATGATTAAAGGTGGTAACcatgtatattaaaaatatattttctttaggTTTAAGTGAAAAGATCTAATTAATGATACAAAGCACTTTANNNNNNNNNNNNNNNNNNNNNNNNNNNNNNNNNNNNNNNNNNNNNNNNNNNNNNNNNNNNNNNNNNNNNNNNNNNNNNNNNNNNNNNNNNNNNNNNNNNNtgtttgtttttttgctataatgaaattaaatatataaattatttaattatttatatgcACTTTTATATGTAAGCCTTAGCACGTTTTCTCATCAATCTTTTAGTTCCACTGAAGGAGCACAAATGAGGAATCTCTCATCTCTATGACAGaacttcactgctttttctctttcccttgtGTGCTACCGAGTGCCAATACGTGCCTTGTCCTGAAGGAACTGCTTCTGCATCACTGCCAGGCTCAGGTGTCACAGGTGTCAGGGGAGGATGGCCAGAGGTGTGAGAGCTGGGGAATCTGTCACCTCCGTGCTGCTAAGAGGTGCTGAGGGAACGGCgtccagcagagctgagcagtgctgttttCTCCAGGGGAAGGGAAGGTGATGAGGTTTTGGAGCAGGgcagctggggcagagctgtggtttGCGTTAGCAAAATGTGAaacagagctgatttttttttaaatagaaggtGTAATTGTGTCATTGCTGGCTTCCTTGCTGTGTGTGTGGTCTGGTGTTACCTTActgctgggatgggctgggCTGGTTGCTTGGTCCCTGACAGCAGCCACTGCAGTTAtggagaaaaatgtcttttgatgttttgatgtgagcacagagcagcatttGGGGTGTGCTGCTGAGGCTGCCACCAGCTCTGTCTTCCCTccagtttcatttctttcactctttATGTGCATTGCATCTGCCTGGAGGTGACAGCCATATCCCTCTCAAAGTCCCCAGGTTGGCTCGTTgggctgccctgcagccatGTGAGCCTGTGCGTTTTGGGGACGAGCAGTTTTGGGGAATCTTTGTTGTCAGCGTGTGGATAGAGCATAGGGGGTGTAAGGAGGTGAAGGAGATTACTGCCTCTTCCCTCTTGGCAATGCAGCTGTGGGCATCATGGTGCATCCAGCAAATGGGAAGCACCACGCAGGAATAAGGTGGGAAGCAAATTAAGTAGTTTTCCCTGTCTTCGTTTGCCTGAGATACATCTCTAGAATTAAGATTtgactggaaagaaaggaaaaaaacaattattgAAGTGGCTAAATCCGTATTTATGACAAGACTGCAAAATTGTCTGATTGTGCTGGAGAAGGCaatcaaattttcttttaaataagcaCATGATTGTAAGGAAGACATTTCTTCTTGCCACATTCAGGATAGCTATCAAATGGGGGCGGGGGGAAgggcaaaacaaataaacaagacTGATAGCAACTGAGTTGCGGAGAAGCCTTGTTTTCCCATGAGATTGATCTCCAATTGAGATCTTTGATGGTTGtttaagagagaaggaaaaacgtTAGGGCTGCTCAGTATCGCTGGGCAGTGAGGAGCTCTCCTCTGGAAGGGTCTGAGTTCAGGATGGGAACTGAGCCTGGTTGTGTGGTTattgctggcagagcagcacgGTGCTGGCCCCAGTGGTGGGTGCATGTTCGGCCCCTCTGTCCCCTTCCACCTTCTCAAGTCACGATGTTTTTGAAGCTATGAGCATTTAataggagaggggaaaaaatcttGCCAGTAGATGGGtttgctatcagagaaatgcCTCCCACCTGGAATTTTAATTGGGTTTCAGTTGTAGTGGGACAAGAGGTCCAAAAATGATGCGGCTCAGCAATAAAAGGACAGGAAGGCTGGTGGTCAGTATGGCAAcctgctgttatttttcagagGAATAACATTTGAAGTCTTTGGGGAACTGATCTGCAAGAACATTGTCTCTTAAAGAGTGGAGAGACCCCTCAGATTTAGTCCAGCATAAGAGCAGAAATAGAATTGTTTCAAAACCACCAGTGCAGAGAAtagaagcacagagaaaaggGCATCTAGCAGGAGCAGCgggcactgctgtgctttgcactAAAGCAAACAGATTTGCACCAACAGGAAAGTGGCCACACTTCATTCTGCTAAGCTTTGCCTGACAGCAGTAGAGCAGAAAAGGGCAATAACGCTTTCGGTGCTCCGGGCACGTGGGTCAGCTTTCTCTCTAAGAGGATGCCTTTAaatcagagcagagcactgctcagAGGATTGCTGGCAGCTGCGAGCATAGCGGGAGCTTTCAGGGTCACAAAGGTTCGGTCTCATTGCTCCAGCCAGGCTGGTGTCACTTCAAAGCGAGCGGCTTGAGGGCTTCTGACTGATCATGACGTTTTTCCCTGGTCAGGGGTCGAGGGAGGTGGCTGTGGCAGCATGCAGTgtcactgcaggcagcaggctgCTCCACGCCATCCTTCCCCACCAGCCTAGAGCCTCGTGCTGTGTCTGAGGCTTCCTCTAACACCTTGAGAGTGAGATGTATTTTCTGTCCCTGTGGGCTTCGTGCTTCATTTACCCCAAAAGGGTTAGTCCCGTGTGTTGCATAGGGTTTGAGACACGAACCCTGGAGTGTTCGTGTCTCAAACCAGCCTcctatcatttatttttactttgtgaTCACTGGACTGATGATATTTAGACAAATGTGGAGCAAATTTGATGTGGGTGGGGATTACAAGTATGGAAGTCTGTTCGCAAAGCCCTATAATCCGCAAGGCAACGTGCTGGAGGCAGCCCTGACAGCAGGGCTCAGCCAAACTGTCAGCTCCTACAAAAGATGACCgctgcaggagctgcaaagCGCAGCCCGGCGCGGTGCCGTGTGTGCAGACAGCCCGGCTTTGGCTGTGCCATATTTATCATTGCTTCAGAAGCAGAATCCCTTAAAGGATCCCCGTGCAGTAACGcattcctccctccctctcttccagGTGACACGTGCACCATGGCCAGCTACAGGCGGCTGAAGGGCGTCGTGTTGGAGCTGCAGGCGCAGCGCTCAGCCCCACCGCGCCGCCCAGCCGCCGACGGGGCTGCCCAGAAACGTGCTTTGGTGGAGgagctcttccagcacctggATGCAAACAGGGATGGGCACCTCAGCAGCTCGGAGCTGGCACAGGTGGGTGCTTTGCTGGGTGCAAATGGAGTGGGTTGTGTTTCTCATTGGAAAGGAGAGGCTGGCTGTGCGACAGCAGGGGGAGCGGTGATGTCGCAGCCCCCACGTCTGCCTCTGCATCTTCGGCGTGGTGTCCAACACTTGGTGATCCTCCACAACAACAACGTGGCAGTTTTCCACCATCATCCTTGCTCCTGAGAATAGCTGATAATCCTCACTGCAAGCAGTCATCTCAGACATTTCCAAGTAGCTTTTGATTCTATGTAAGTTAAGAagaaatccttttcttcttcctcctcttttctggACCGTACGGTGACACGACAGTGaagtcagaatatttttaagagGTTTATTTTGCCAGGGTGTTGAGGCAGATACTGAAATTTTGATTAGCTGATCCTAATGACATTTGAAAAGGTGAGAGCCTGaagaaactgttatttctaaTTATGGGCCTGCTGTGCTGTTGGAATTCATCTAATTGGTAAAGTGAACCAGCACAGGCACTTGTGCTGATTACTTTGTGTCCTGAACTTGTTTTCTTAGTGTGAAAATTTGACAAAGCATCCTTATAAATATGAGCAGCAGCACTACACCAGATGTGGGAGAGTGTCCCCACGCTGATGTGGTTCTCTATGTTCTATGAGCAAGCAGTGAGCAAGCAGGACAGAGCAAGCTCACTGCTCCCCAAGCAGGACCACTTGGAATGGATTTGCTCTGAATTTTAATCCTGATGCTGTTGACATGATGCACAGTCCTGCCTGCACAATGCAAAGTGTCAGCATAAATTCCCTTAGATCTGAGCTATGAATATATACAATACTTCATCTGAATTCGATGATTTCTTATAAAGGCACGGGTAGGGATAAGAAAGCTCTTCTCTCTGAATTCAAAGCCAGATTTTGCACAGTTACATCTGAGTGTGAGAAAGAGCACAGAGGGCTCCAGGCGTGACAGCAAGCAAAGGAATTGTCTGCtagcttattttttaattcttctcttctaactaTATCATCAAACTCAGTAAACATGTTTGCAGCTCTCTTGCTTTCTGCAATGTAATGAACTGACAAAGtccagccctcagctggagcccTCTCAGCCACACGTCCTCTGTGCACGCACAAAGGCTGATGCACAAAGTGTCAGCACCTCTCAAAAGACAAAGCAACACCAGGTAATGCTGAGTGCAGAGGGGCTGGGGATGCCTTTAAtcctgagctgagctgcagtgctgtgggccCCATGGGGCAGTGTGGGCAGgttgggctgtgctgggcaccACCTGAACCTTGGGGCTCTCACTCCGCCTGTATTTCTTCTTAGctccaagccaggatgccttCCATCTGCTTTCACCTGTCTGGTTTATTCACTCTGCTTCCAAGGGATTTTTGTAGGCAATGagcaatttttaattttcaatgtTACAGCCTTAAGAGAAAGTTTCTTGCCTTGAGAGGCAGATCTGTGACTGATTTGTGTTGGCTCTTTTAATCTGAAGCTCACCACATCTTTAAAGTTCCTCCGAAGATGGGAGTTTTATTGCCCATGGGTAGAGGCAGATAAAATGAGCATGGTGCACAGGGAGGCATGTGATCTCATTCTCTCTGGCCGCTGGATGAGCTGTTgttgtgcattttctttgttttatttaaaagaaaaatagtctCTTGAGCACCATAACCTTGTCTGCAAGAAACAACCTGAGGCAGGtagcacacactgctgcaggaaacaaaacgcgcacaaaaaaaagcaagaaacaaaacagtcatttttaaagCCTGAAAGGGGTCTTTAGGAGGCTCAGTGCAGAGGGTTTTTTCCCAAAGGAGAAACTGGAAGCAGAGTCCCTGCAGCAAGGACAGTCCAGTGCCAGGGCAGCCTCCAGCACTGGGATGCAGTGAGGGCCTTTGCTTATTTGTTACTTTCCATTACACAAATGCTTTGAGCAAGACAGTGACAGCAGATGATCCATCCCGTCTGTGTAGAGCCCTCTTTGTGTCCTCACTGCCAACGGATTCCATTGAACTGTGTTTCCCTGCAGTGTGAAGCACCCATGTAGTCCTGCAGCAATGGTACACAAATCTATTAACAAAGGTAATAATTGGAATGGTATTTCCATTTAAAACCTGAACGTATTTTCCAGTCAGATTCATAAATCTACTGAACACATTGCAGCTGAAGTGccttgtgtgtgtttttttttgtctcctgaCATTAAATCAAAAGGACTAGTAAAAAACTTGTAGTCTGATGAAAAGCTGATCAATTTTCAATACAAAGATAGACAAAGGGAAATTTCCATCTTTAGAAGATTGATCTCGAATGTTATGGTTGATCTCACTTTTATTGAACATTTTTACTGGCTAGGTGATGGGTCATTTTTTTAGCATTATTACTTTAAATTGCTTCGATATAATGGGCCAAGACCAGAGGAGTAAATAAGAGAGTCTCTGGACTGCAGCAAAAGCCTTCCTGCCTGGGAGATGCAGTATTTCAGGAGTTTTCTTCATGTTCCACAATAAATTCAGAGAAGCcgttgttttcattttgcttagGTCTGAGTTTAGCTGTTTGCTAACTTGGATGTATGACTTTCAaatctctcttcatttttcatgtggAATGTGTGAAATCCTTAGCATACAGAAGAGACAAACTGTTGAGAACTGGAAAAACGCATTCATTTTGAACATACCATCATCTCTTGCTTGCTCTAGTCCTAAAGGGGAAGGTGAAAGCGCTTTTGGAGcgttacttttttttctctttgccctATAAACCTGGTCCTAATCTGCTGACTTATGGAAGTGGCTGTTCTCCAAAGCCTCTGCTGCTCAGAGGCATTCAGAGAACTCTCATGCACAAGGGCCAGCAGCTGGCACCCCGAGCCAAGTTAGTGCCAAGTCAGAGCTCCAGCTTGGAGGGTTTCATGGTGCTGGAGACCAAGTTGTTACCATCCTCCATGCCCCTGTGAGGAGGAAGAGGTGGGTACGTACCCAAGGATCATTTAATGGTGCATCTGTTGGGTGACTCAGAGCCACTGTCTGTAGCTTTACAGTGAGGCTGagtgttttctttgctgcaggTAATGAAGAAAGAGGATCTGGAAGATGATTTATTGGATTGTACACTGGAAGACCTCCTCCGGTTTGATGATTATAACAACGATGGGCGCTTAACCCTGCAAGAGCTCTACACGGCCTTCCGTAAGTCCTGATGCTTCTGTCTGTCCTCAGTGTTGAAAGCATGTGAATATCTGAGACGGCAGTGCTCTCTGCCCAGGCATGGCCAGCAAAAATGATCCCTTTTTGTATTTAATGTAAGGCTTGTTTTTAAAGATTGCTGTGCTCCAAAGGGTGGGCAAGAGCCAGGAGGTTGGTAAAAGCGTGTGGGACTCGGTGGTGTTGTGGGTTTTCTCATGCTTTGGGCTGATGGCATCTTGTTGGTGGCAGTGGAGAGATGTTGGGGGAGGGCCATGTATGTAGCCATGAGCGTGTGGCTCCTGAGTAGCTCTGAGGAAACAATATGTACAAACTGTTTTTGCCAAACGTCACCTTTTCTAAAgaggttttctgtttgcttgactttcatttaaaaaaaaacaaaacaagtttggATAATAACACTTAATGTGCTTTCAGACTAGCCCCAGTAATCACCTTACACCTATTTGAAccacatatatatttaattcaaCACAGCACACTCAAAGCTGCAGATATACAGTAAAACATAAAACTTCATCCGTTAAGAAGGTGATCGAGTGAGTTACCCCAGCTATAAAGGTTTGACATGCAGTTATTTGGGAGTGTATTTGGATCAACGCGTTCTCAAAGTCACACGAACGTGAAGCTAAATTCCACAAGTCATCTGTATGAGTTCTTGGTTCAGTGAATTTTAAGCAGGCAATGAAAATAGGAGAGGTACAAAATATTAGCCAAGGAACAGAGGAAATAATCGATAAACTGAAAGGATTGCTGCAAAAAAGCAAGGCACATTGAGGATTTATCTAAAGGATTTTGAATATTAAAAGAAACTAAAGTTCAGATTTCTCTATTGTCAGTTTCCCAGAATCCCTGCTTTTATCCAGGGCATTTATTGGTCGTTGGTtctcagttaaaaaacaaagcacgTTGCTTGCAACTTTGGAGACTTTACAAGATTCTGCATGTGAACCTCAGTGTCTGGTTAAAGTCTGGTTTCTTTTACTTTATTGCACTGTCTGGGAACAACTTCTCAAAAATATGTTTATGAGCTTTGTGCTTCATTATGAGGCAGCCCTGGCCCCTAACAGTAGTTTTGTAGTACAGCATCAGGCACATTTTTCACATTGTGTTGCTTAAAATTCAGCCAACTTATTTCTGTGTGCCAGCAGCGGGGATGGCTGCTCTGCAAATTGAGGAACCTAACTTTCAGAAGTCAGTGACATCAGGAAATCTCAATCTGATTTCTCCTCTCCAAACCTCCGTTAGCTCTGTCTCAGCGTGCCGCGCTCCGGTGCGGTGTTGCAGTTTGGAAAGGTTTGAAGATGACCTTGACAGAGCAAACAGCTTTCCAATTTGTCATTCTTGCCATACTTTTGAAGTTGCAATTCATTTTCTCGACTCTCATGGCCTTTCTGCAGCTTACAGAGCCACAGAATTGTACCTCCTCGCTCCATGGTTCTCTCTTGCCTTTTTTTGACCCAGCTTCTCCCTCTGGGGCCCACAAAGGTCCGAAGGGCGTCTTTGCTTCTGCGCCCCGCTGGTCAGCTGAGAGTGAATGAAAACTGTGTGGGTGA
This genomic interval carries:
- the LOC104913338 gene encoding follistatin-related protein 4-like, with protein sequence MASYRRLKGVVLELQAQRSAPPRRPAADGAAQKRALVEELFQHLDANRDGHLSSSELAQVMKKEDLEDDLLDCTLEDLLRFDDYNNDGRLTLQELYTAFRKS